One genomic window of Magnolia sinica isolate HGM2019 chromosome 3, MsV1, whole genome shotgun sequence includes the following:
- the LOC131240869 gene encoding uncharacterized protein LOC131240869 isoform X3: protein MKYVLVTGGVVSGLGKGVTASSIGVLLKACGLRVTSIKIDPYLNTDAGTMSPFEHGEVFVLDDGGEVDLDLGNYERFLDIKLTRDNNITTGKIYQSVINKERRGDYLGRTVQVVPHITDAIQEWIERVAVIPVDGKEGPADVCVIELGGTIGDIESMPFIEALGQFSYRVGTGNFCLIHVSLVPVLNVVGEQKTKPTQHSVRGLRGLGLTPHILACRSVTALDENVKEKLSQFCHVPAANIITLHDVSNIWHIPLLLRDQKAHEAILRVLNLLCKVTREPILEEWTSRAELCDRLHDPVRIAMVGKYTGLSDSYLSVLKAPDVYKAAWRLLRGADGVLVPGGFGDRGVQGKILAAKYARENNKPFFGICLGMQIAVIEYSRSVLGLQDANSTEFDPDTKNPCVIFMPEGSKTHMGGTMRLGSRRTYFQVTDCKSAKLYGNVKYVDERHRHRYEVNPDMILELEDAGLSFVGKDETGRRMEILELPTHPYFVGVQFHPEFKSRPGKPSALFLGFVAAACSQLETVMQTSSHVNKAAAVCGQLETVMQTSSHVNKAAAINSSSNGKIPKAYRSGNKSKPANGPLNGTLYSNGNGVHA, encoded by the exons ATGAAGTACGTTTTGGTAACGGGCGGAGTCGTGAGTGGGCTCGGAAAAGGCGTGACGGCAAGCAGCATTGGAGTGCTTCTCAAGGCGTGCGGTCTTCGTGTTACTTCCATCAAGATCG ATCCATATCTAAACACCGATGCTGGGACGATGTCTCCCTTTGAACATGGGGAAGTTTTCGTCTTAGACGATGGTGGCGAG GTTGACTTGGACCTTGGAAACTATGAAAGGTTCCTAGATATTAAGCTGACTCGTGACAACAATATCACCACTGGGAAGATTTACCAG TCTGTTATTAACAAGGAGCGAAGGGGAGATTACTTGGGGAGAACTGTCCAG GTTGTCCCCCACATTACAGATGCTATTCAAGAGTGGATTGAGCGTGTAGCAGTTATTCCTGTCGATGGGAAAGAAGGCCCAGCTGACGTATGTGTTATAGAACTGGGAGGAACGATAG GGGATATCGAATCTATGCCGTTTATTGAGGCTTTGGGTCAATTCTCTTATCGTGTGG GCACCGGCAACTTCTGTCTCATTCATGTCAGTCTCGTTCCCGTTTTGAATGTTGTTGGTGAACAG AAAACAAAGCCAACTCAGCACAGTGTTCGGGGACTGCGAGGACTGGGATTGACTCCACATATCTTAGCTTGTCGCAGTGTTACG GCACTGGATGAAAATGTCAAAGAAAAACTGTCACAATTTTGCCATGTCCCG GCGGCAAACATCATCACCCTTCATGATGTTTCAAACATTTGGCACATTCCTTTGCTATTAAGG GACCAGAAGGCACATGAAGCAATTTTAAGAGTGCTGAACCTTCTATG CAAGGTTACTAGGGAGCCCatattggaggaatggaccagcAGGGCTGAACTCTGTGACAGGTTGCATGATCCT GTCAGAATTGCCATGGTCGGAAAATATACTGGTCTTTCAGATTCTTACCTCTCTGTGTTGAAG GCACCCGATGTTTATAAAGCTGCATGGAGGTTGTTGAGG GGTGCAGATGGTGTTCTAGTCCCTGGGGGCTTTGGTGACCGAGGGGTCCAAGGGAAAATCCTGGCCGCAAAATATGCACGAGAAAACAATAAACCGTTTTTCGGCATTTGTTTAGGGATGCAAATCGCTGTGATTGAGTACTCACGCTCCGTTCTTGGTCTGCAAGATGCAAACAGTACAGAGTTTGATCCAGATACAAAAAACCCGTGTGTTATTTTTATGCCAGAG GGTTCAAAAACTCATATGGGAGGGACCATGCGTCTTGGATCAAGAAGAACATATTTCCAGGTCACTGATTGCAAATCTGCAAAATT ATATGGCAATGTCAAATATGTGGATGAGCGACATCGACATAGATACGAG GTCAATCCTGATATGATCCTGGAACTTGAAGATGCTGGTCTTTCATTTGTTGGCAAGGATGAAACTGGCAGGCGCATGGAG ATTCTTGAACTCCCTACTCATCCTTATTTTGTTGGGGTGCAATTTCATCCTGAATTCAAGTCAAGACCAGGAAAACCTTCGGCTCTTTTCTTAG GGTTTGTAGCAGCAGCATGCAGTCAGTTGGAAACTGTCATGCAAACTTCCAGCCATGTCAACAAGGCAGCAGCAGTGTGCGGTCAGTTGGAAACTGTCATGCAAACTTCCAGCCATGTCAACAAGGCAGCAGCAATAAACAGCTCTAGTAACGGAAAGATCCCAAAGGCCTACCGGAGCGGAAATAAAAGTAAGCCTGCGAATGGGCCGCTAAATGGCACCTTGTACTCCAATGGCAATGGCGTGCATGCCTAA
- the LOC131240869 gene encoding uncharacterized protein LOC131240869 isoform X2, giving the protein MKYVLVTGGVVSGLGKGVTASSIGVLLKACGLRVTSIKIDPYLNTDAGTMSPFEHGEVFVLDDGGEVDLDLGNYERFLDIKLTRDNNITTGKIYQSVINKERRGDYLGRTVQVVPHITDAIQEWIERVAVIPVDGKEGPADVCVIELGGTIGDIESMPFIEALGQFSYRVGTGNFCLIHVSLVPVLNVVGEQALDENVKEKLSQFCHVPAANIITLHDVSNIWHIPLLLRDQKAHEAILRVLNLLCKVTREPILEEWTSRAELCDRLHDPVRIAMVGKYTGLSDSYLSVLKALLHASTVCHRKLIVEWVPATDLEDTTAKEAPDVYKAAWRLLRGADGVLVPGGFGDRGVQGKILAAKYARENNKPFFGICLGMQIAVIEYSRSVLGLQDANSTEFDPDTKNPCVIFMPEGSKTHMGGTMRLGSRRTYFQVTDCKSAKLYGNVKYVDERHRHRYEVNPDMILELEDAGLSFVGKDETGRRMEILELPTHPYFVGVQFHPEFKSRPGKPSALFLGFVAAACSQLETVMQTSSHVNKAAAVCGQLETVMQTSSHVNKAAAINSSSNGKIPKAYRSGNKSKPANGPLNGTLYSNGNGVHA; this is encoded by the exons ATGAAGTACGTTTTGGTAACGGGCGGAGTCGTGAGTGGGCTCGGAAAAGGCGTGACGGCAAGCAGCATTGGAGTGCTTCTCAAGGCGTGCGGTCTTCGTGTTACTTCCATCAAGATCG ATCCATATCTAAACACCGATGCTGGGACGATGTCTCCCTTTGAACATGGGGAAGTTTTCGTCTTAGACGATGGTGGCGAG GTTGACTTGGACCTTGGAAACTATGAAAGGTTCCTAGATATTAAGCTGACTCGTGACAACAATATCACCACTGGGAAGATTTACCAG TCTGTTATTAACAAGGAGCGAAGGGGAGATTACTTGGGGAGAACTGTCCAG GTTGTCCCCCACATTACAGATGCTATTCAAGAGTGGATTGAGCGTGTAGCAGTTATTCCTGTCGATGGGAAAGAAGGCCCAGCTGACGTATGTGTTATAGAACTGGGAGGAACGATAG GGGATATCGAATCTATGCCGTTTATTGAGGCTTTGGGTCAATTCTCTTATCGTGTGG GCACCGGCAACTTCTGTCTCATTCATGTCAGTCTCGTTCCCGTTTTGAATGTTGTTGGTGAACAG GCACTGGATGAAAATGTCAAAGAAAAACTGTCACAATTTTGCCATGTCCCG GCGGCAAACATCATCACCCTTCATGATGTTTCAAACATTTGGCACATTCCTTTGCTATTAAGG GACCAGAAGGCACATGAAGCAATTTTAAGAGTGCTGAACCTTCTATG CAAGGTTACTAGGGAGCCCatattggaggaatggaccagcAGGGCTGAACTCTGTGACAGGTTGCATGATCCT GTCAGAATTGCCATGGTCGGAAAATATACTGGTCTTTCAGATTCTTACCTCTCTGTGTTGAAG GCCCTTTTGCACGCTTCTACTGTTTGCCACAGGAAACTTATAGTGGAGTGGGTTCCAGCGACAGACCTGGAAGATACAACTGCAAAAGAG GCACCCGATGTTTATAAAGCTGCATGGAGGTTGTTGAGG GGTGCAGATGGTGTTCTAGTCCCTGGGGGCTTTGGTGACCGAGGGGTCCAAGGGAAAATCCTGGCCGCAAAATATGCACGAGAAAACAATAAACCGTTTTTCGGCATTTGTTTAGGGATGCAAATCGCTGTGATTGAGTACTCACGCTCCGTTCTTGGTCTGCAAGATGCAAACAGTACAGAGTTTGATCCAGATACAAAAAACCCGTGTGTTATTTTTATGCCAGAG GGTTCAAAAACTCATATGGGAGGGACCATGCGTCTTGGATCAAGAAGAACATATTTCCAGGTCACTGATTGCAAATCTGCAAAATT ATATGGCAATGTCAAATATGTGGATGAGCGACATCGACATAGATACGAG GTCAATCCTGATATGATCCTGGAACTTGAAGATGCTGGTCTTTCATTTGTTGGCAAGGATGAAACTGGCAGGCGCATGGAG ATTCTTGAACTCCCTACTCATCCTTATTTTGTTGGGGTGCAATTTCATCCTGAATTCAAGTCAAGACCAGGAAAACCTTCGGCTCTTTTCTTAG GGTTTGTAGCAGCAGCATGCAGTCAGTTGGAAACTGTCATGCAAACTTCCAGCCATGTCAACAAGGCAGCAGCAGTGTGCGGTCAGTTGGAAACTGTCATGCAAACTTCCAGCCATGTCAACAAGGCAGCAGCAATAAACAGCTCTAGTAACGGAAAGATCCCAAAGGCCTACCGGAGCGGAAATAAAAGTAAGCCTGCGAATGGGCCGCTAAATGGCACCTTGTACTCCAATGGCAATGGCGTGCATGCCTAA
- the LOC131240869 gene encoding uncharacterized protein LOC131240869 isoform X1: MKYVLVTGGVVSGLGKGVTASSIGVLLKACGLRVTSIKIDPYLNTDAGTMSPFEHGEVFVLDDGGEVDLDLGNYERFLDIKLTRDNNITTGKIYQSVINKERRGDYLGRTVQVVPHITDAIQEWIERVAVIPVDGKEGPADVCVIELGGTIGDIESMPFIEALGQFSYRVGTGNFCLIHVSLVPVLNVVGEQKTKPTQHSVRGLRGLGLTPHILACRSVTALDENVKEKLSQFCHVPAANIITLHDVSNIWHIPLLLRDQKAHEAILRVLNLLCKVTREPILEEWTSRAELCDRLHDPVRIAMVGKYTGLSDSYLSVLKALLHASTVCHRKLIVEWVPATDLEDTTAKEAPDVYKAAWRLLRGADGVLVPGGFGDRGVQGKILAAKYARENNKPFFGICLGMQIAVIEYSRSVLGLQDANSTEFDPDTKNPCVIFMPEGSKTHMGGTMRLGSRRTYFQVTDCKSAKLYGNVKYVDERHRHRYEVNPDMILELEDAGLSFVGKDETGRRMEILELPTHPYFVGVQFHPEFKSRPGKPSALFLGFVAAACSQLETVMQTSSHVNKAAAVCGQLETVMQTSSHVNKAAAINSSSNGKIPKAYRSGNKSKPANGPLNGTLYSNGNGVHA; encoded by the exons ATGAAGTACGTTTTGGTAACGGGCGGAGTCGTGAGTGGGCTCGGAAAAGGCGTGACGGCAAGCAGCATTGGAGTGCTTCTCAAGGCGTGCGGTCTTCGTGTTACTTCCATCAAGATCG ATCCATATCTAAACACCGATGCTGGGACGATGTCTCCCTTTGAACATGGGGAAGTTTTCGTCTTAGACGATGGTGGCGAG GTTGACTTGGACCTTGGAAACTATGAAAGGTTCCTAGATATTAAGCTGACTCGTGACAACAATATCACCACTGGGAAGATTTACCAG TCTGTTATTAACAAGGAGCGAAGGGGAGATTACTTGGGGAGAACTGTCCAG GTTGTCCCCCACATTACAGATGCTATTCAAGAGTGGATTGAGCGTGTAGCAGTTATTCCTGTCGATGGGAAAGAAGGCCCAGCTGACGTATGTGTTATAGAACTGGGAGGAACGATAG GGGATATCGAATCTATGCCGTTTATTGAGGCTTTGGGTCAATTCTCTTATCGTGTGG GCACCGGCAACTTCTGTCTCATTCATGTCAGTCTCGTTCCCGTTTTGAATGTTGTTGGTGAACAG AAAACAAAGCCAACTCAGCACAGTGTTCGGGGACTGCGAGGACTGGGATTGACTCCACATATCTTAGCTTGTCGCAGTGTTACG GCACTGGATGAAAATGTCAAAGAAAAACTGTCACAATTTTGCCATGTCCCG GCGGCAAACATCATCACCCTTCATGATGTTTCAAACATTTGGCACATTCCTTTGCTATTAAGG GACCAGAAGGCACATGAAGCAATTTTAAGAGTGCTGAACCTTCTATG CAAGGTTACTAGGGAGCCCatattggaggaatggaccagcAGGGCTGAACTCTGTGACAGGTTGCATGATCCT GTCAGAATTGCCATGGTCGGAAAATATACTGGTCTTTCAGATTCTTACCTCTCTGTGTTGAAG GCCCTTTTGCACGCTTCTACTGTTTGCCACAGGAAACTTATAGTGGAGTGGGTTCCAGCGACAGACCTGGAAGATACAACTGCAAAAGAG GCACCCGATGTTTATAAAGCTGCATGGAGGTTGTTGAGG GGTGCAGATGGTGTTCTAGTCCCTGGGGGCTTTGGTGACCGAGGGGTCCAAGGGAAAATCCTGGCCGCAAAATATGCACGAGAAAACAATAAACCGTTTTTCGGCATTTGTTTAGGGATGCAAATCGCTGTGATTGAGTACTCACGCTCCGTTCTTGGTCTGCAAGATGCAAACAGTACAGAGTTTGATCCAGATACAAAAAACCCGTGTGTTATTTTTATGCCAGAG GGTTCAAAAACTCATATGGGAGGGACCATGCGTCTTGGATCAAGAAGAACATATTTCCAGGTCACTGATTGCAAATCTGCAAAATT ATATGGCAATGTCAAATATGTGGATGAGCGACATCGACATAGATACGAG GTCAATCCTGATATGATCCTGGAACTTGAAGATGCTGGTCTTTCATTTGTTGGCAAGGATGAAACTGGCAGGCGCATGGAG ATTCTTGAACTCCCTACTCATCCTTATTTTGTTGGGGTGCAATTTCATCCTGAATTCAAGTCAAGACCAGGAAAACCTTCGGCTCTTTTCTTAG GGTTTGTAGCAGCAGCATGCAGTCAGTTGGAAACTGTCATGCAAACTTCCAGCCATGTCAACAAGGCAGCAGCAGTGTGCGGTCAGTTGGAAACTGTCATGCAAACTTCCAGCCATGTCAACAAGGCAGCAGCAATAAACAGCTCTAGTAACGGAAAGATCCCAAAGGCCTACCGGAGCGGAAATAAAAGTAAGCCTGCGAATGGGCCGCTAAATGGCACCTTGTACTCCAATGGCAATGGCGTGCATGCCTAA
- the LOC131240869 gene encoding uncharacterized protein LOC131240869 isoform X4: protein MKYVLVTGGVVSGLGKGVTASSIGVLLKACGLRVTSIKIDPYLNTDAGTMSPFEHGEVFVLDDGGEVDLDLGNYERFLDIKLTRDNNITTGKIYQSVINKERRGDYLGRTVQVPVNTISLAFLHGLTSFDKTKPTQHSVRGLRGLGLTPHILACRSVTALDENVKEKLSQFCHVPAANIITLHDVSNIWHIPLLLRDQKAHEAILRVLNLLCKVTREPILEEWTSRAELCDRLHDPVRIAMVGKYTGLSDSYLSVLKALLHASTVCHRKLIVEWVPATDLEDTTAKEAPDVYKAAWRLLRGADGVLVPGGFGDRGVQGKILAAKYARENNKPFFGICLGMQIAVIEYSRSVLGLQDANSTEFDPDTKNPCVIFMPEGSKTHMGGTMRLGSRRTYFQVTDCKSAKLYGNVKYVDERHRHRYEVNPDMILELEDAGLSFVGKDETGRRMEILELPTHPYFVGVQFHPEFKSRPGKPSALFLGFVAAACSQLETVMQTSSHVNKAAAVCGQLETVMQTSSHVNKAAAINSSSNGKIPKAYRSGNKSKPANGPLNGTLYSNGNGVHA from the exons ATGAAGTACGTTTTGGTAACGGGCGGAGTCGTGAGTGGGCTCGGAAAAGGCGTGACGGCAAGCAGCATTGGAGTGCTTCTCAAGGCGTGCGGTCTTCGTGTTACTTCCATCAAGATCG ATCCATATCTAAACACCGATGCTGGGACGATGTCTCCCTTTGAACATGGGGAAGTTTTCGTCTTAGACGATGGTGGCGAG GTTGACTTGGACCTTGGAAACTATGAAAGGTTCCTAGATATTAAGCTGACTCGTGACAACAATATCACCACTGGGAAGATTTACCAG TCTGTTATTAACAAGGAGCGAAGGGGAGATTACTTGGGGAGAACTGTCCAGGTGCCTGTCAACACCATTTCTCTTGCTTTTCTTCATGGTTTGACATCCTTTGAT AAAACAAAGCCAACTCAGCACAGTGTTCGGGGACTGCGAGGACTGGGATTGACTCCACATATCTTAGCTTGTCGCAGTGTTACG GCACTGGATGAAAATGTCAAAGAAAAACTGTCACAATTTTGCCATGTCCCG GCGGCAAACATCATCACCCTTCATGATGTTTCAAACATTTGGCACATTCCTTTGCTATTAAGG GACCAGAAGGCACATGAAGCAATTTTAAGAGTGCTGAACCTTCTATG CAAGGTTACTAGGGAGCCCatattggaggaatggaccagcAGGGCTGAACTCTGTGACAGGTTGCATGATCCT GTCAGAATTGCCATGGTCGGAAAATATACTGGTCTTTCAGATTCTTACCTCTCTGTGTTGAAG GCCCTTTTGCACGCTTCTACTGTTTGCCACAGGAAACTTATAGTGGAGTGGGTTCCAGCGACAGACCTGGAAGATACAACTGCAAAAGAG GCACCCGATGTTTATAAAGCTGCATGGAGGTTGTTGAGG GGTGCAGATGGTGTTCTAGTCCCTGGGGGCTTTGGTGACCGAGGGGTCCAAGGGAAAATCCTGGCCGCAAAATATGCACGAGAAAACAATAAACCGTTTTTCGGCATTTGTTTAGGGATGCAAATCGCTGTGATTGAGTACTCACGCTCCGTTCTTGGTCTGCAAGATGCAAACAGTACAGAGTTTGATCCAGATACAAAAAACCCGTGTGTTATTTTTATGCCAGAG GGTTCAAAAACTCATATGGGAGGGACCATGCGTCTTGGATCAAGAAGAACATATTTCCAGGTCACTGATTGCAAATCTGCAAAATT ATATGGCAATGTCAAATATGTGGATGAGCGACATCGACATAGATACGAG GTCAATCCTGATATGATCCTGGAACTTGAAGATGCTGGTCTTTCATTTGTTGGCAAGGATGAAACTGGCAGGCGCATGGAG ATTCTTGAACTCCCTACTCATCCTTATTTTGTTGGGGTGCAATTTCATCCTGAATTCAAGTCAAGACCAGGAAAACCTTCGGCTCTTTTCTTAG GGTTTGTAGCAGCAGCATGCAGTCAGTTGGAAACTGTCATGCAAACTTCCAGCCATGTCAACAAGGCAGCAGCAGTGTGCGGTCAGTTGGAAACTGTCATGCAAACTTCCAGCCATGTCAACAAGGCAGCAGCAATAAACAGCTCTAGTAACGGAAAGATCCCAAAGGCCTACCGGAGCGGAAATAAAAGTAAGCCTGCGAATGGGCCGCTAAATGGCACCTTGTACTCCAATGGCAATGGCGTGCATGCCTAA